One region of Culex pipiens pallens isolate TS chromosome 2, TS_CPP_V2, whole genome shotgun sequence genomic DNA includes:
- the LOC120414108 gene encoding transient receptor potential cation channel protein painless-like, whose amino-acid sequence MWKIRKGSATPLTEVTSGDSASFNYKAWKEEKKQVEERLFETLQTTIEDRDLEGFRVLFREGVNQLWSIYQKLPDRKSDCRLQVRQNERVQNLFANICQRDGSGEFIETFLRELPMVNDEIHQQARKDDPSFNPRKEPNRALHIAIQAKAFENVKVLLQQDEVDVNALWKLKKFTPIMMLFTVASSDNLSEVSELLITLAEENADINIGDYRLHPLSVLCRNENLTSEEKRNLLEICLAQFNCDVDNLYRGQARKDIDALNLQGLVVEVQPADVTPALLESFIMEGKEVEFGQRFGEFFGSSLDDDLGDVYRMLKLAASKGRNVCVEVIFKKLKEGKQFDDNTIDQINLSKQLKIICKNGFSRVLKLFLDNINSRICNKHPLLLTAVRELYKNKTPARQRCFELLLEDRRVSVEGFDDSGQTALHYAVQHGMDREALEIMTKRTPYLGSTNRNHETPLHSMNPDVLGAFLDSRVSATAEELQLNLNGLLPSKHKTNCSASETDLVWYLSESENLRPLLRHPVISTLIRIKWLFMRWLIYVMIVTSIAFATCFTIYSVQNSLIAEIFCWLLLSYYLIVVITTSIAGVYDILYQQPQHQTILRRSRFQFPKGFDFFHLLNKFREMSIVILAIWSLCSPNRTTSALLILLTGIDVIVHLGLFPSTALSTSIVMLETVSRGFLKILLVYAILIVSFGFSFYVMFTKSSGAANDADHPSTGEDFNNFSSIRGSLVKSLVMMIGEFDASEIPFDSHALSYFTFVTFVVLVTLVVANLINGVAVSDISEIRQEAEVAALAKWLENLRRFEKIFSHFEWIRRRTSFFYRYAPSVSVRLQEGNIIVLARIAAAGKSAKDSEEILNIFPGWGFFCHCIDPDTCSAAKDIVRRQNAAGIGAVPQEEYGERLLRLEQKVMKLNGAEAGEGKNFRESVRNGRV is encoded by the exons ATGTGGAAGATTCGCAAAGGGTCGGCTACCCCGTTGACGGAGGTGACTTCGGGGGACAGCGCGTCGTTTAACTACAAAGCGTGGAAGGAGGAAAAGAAACAAGTTGAGGAGAGGCTGTTTGAGACGTTACAGACGACGATTGAAGACCGTGATCTTGAGGGATTTCGGGTGTTGTTTCGAGAGGGTGTAAATCAGTTGTGGAGCATTTACCAGAAGCTGCCGGATCGGAAGAGTGACTGCAGGTTGCAGGTTCGCCAGAATGAAAGGGTTCAAAACTTGTTTGCCAACATTTGCCAGAGGGATGGAAGTGGCGAGTTCATTGAGACGTTCCTACGAGAGCTGCCCATGGTGAACGATGAAATTCATCAGCAAGCTAGAAAGGATGATCCCAGCTTCAATCCGAGGAAGGAACCCAACCGCGCCCTTCACATAGCGATCCAAGCGAAAGCATTCGAGAACGTGAAGGTTTTGCTCCAGCAAGATGAAGTCGACGTAAACGCGCTGTGGAAGTTGAAAAAGTTCACTCCAATCATGATGCTGTTCACCGTGGCGAGCAGTGATAATTTGAGCGAAGTTAGTGAGTTGCTAATAACGTTAGCGGAGGAGAACGCTGACATCAACATCGGTGACTACCGGTTGCATCCACTGTCGGTGTTGTGTCGAAACGAGAACCTAACCAGTGAAGAGAAACGAAACCTGCTGGAGATTTGCTTGGCGCAGTTCAACTGTGACGTGGACAATCTCTACAGGGGACAAGCCAGGAAGGACATTGATGCGTTGAACTTGCAGGGGCTGGTCGTGGAGGTTCAACCGGCAGATGTGACGCCAGCACTGTTGGAGTCTTTCATCATGGAAGGGAAGGAGGTGGAGTTTGGTCAACGGTTTGGTGAATTCTTTGGCAGTAGTTTGGACGATGACCTGGGGGATGTTTACAGAATGCTGAAGCTCGCGGCTTCGAAAGGTCGCAACGTTTGCGTTGAAGTCATCTTCAAAAAGTTGAAAGAAGGCAAACAGTTCGATGATAACACGATTGATCAAATCAACCTCTCGAAGCAGCTTAAGATCATCTGCAAAAATGGCTTCTCCAGAGTTCTCAAGTTGTTCCTGGACAACATCAACTCACGGATTTGCAACAAGCATCCTTTGCTTCTGACAGCAGTTCGAGAGCTGTACAAAAACAAGACTCCAGCAAGGCAGAGGTGCTTCGAACTCCTACTGGAAGATCGCCGCGTATCCGTTGAAGGTTTTGACGATAGCGGCCAAACTGCACTACACTACGCCGTCCAGCACGGCATGGACCGGGAAGCCCTGGAAATCATGACAAAGCGAACGCCGTACTTGGGAAGTACCAACCGCAACCATGAGACACCACTGCACTCGATGAACCCCGATGTTCTGGGTGCTTTTCTGGACTCTCGCGTGTCGGCTACAGCTGAGGAGTTACAGCTTAATCTTAACGGATTGCTGCCGTCTAAGCATAAGACCAATTGCTCAGCATCCGAAACTGACTTAGTTTGGTACCTGTCGGAGTCGGAGAATCTCAGACCTTTACTGAGGCACCCGGTGATCAGCACCTTGATAAGAATCAAGTGGTTGTTCATGAGGTGGCTAATCTACGTCATGATCGTCACAAGCATTGCGTTCGCTACCTGCTTCACCATCTACTCCGTCCAAAACAGCCTAATCGCGGAAATATTCTGCTGGCTACTCCTATCATACTACCTCATCGTCGTGATCACAACCTCGATCGCCGGAGTCTACGACATCCTATACCAGCAGCCCCAACACCAGACAATCCTTCGACGTAGTCGCTTCCAATTCCCCAAAGGATTCGACTTCTTCCACTTGCTGAACAAGTTCCGAGAAATGTCCATCGTCATCCTGGCCATTTGGAGCTTGTGCAGTCCAAACCGGACGACCTCTGCCCTGCTGATCCTGCTCACCGGAATCGACGTCATCGTACATCTGGGACTGTTCCCGTCAACAGCCCTCTCCACCAGCATCGTGATGCTGGAAACCGTCAGCAGAGGCTTCCTGAAGATCCTGCTGGTGTACGCGATCCTGATCGTGTCGTTCGGGTTCAGTTTCTACGTAATGTTTACCAAGAGCAGCGGCGCTGCAAACGACGCCGATCATCCCAGCACCGGCGAAGACTTTAACAACTTTTCCAGCATTCGAGGATCGCTGGTAAAGTCACTGGTCATGATGATCGGGGAGTTTGACGCCTCGGAGATTCCGTTCGACAGTCACGCGCTGAGCTACTTTACCTTTGTGACGTTTGTGGTGCTGGTTACGCTGGTCGTTGCGAACCTGATCAACGGAGTGGCCGTCAGCGATATCTCG GAAATCCGTCAAGAAGCGGAAGTCGCCGCCCTCGCCAAATGGTTGGAAAACCTGAGACGTTTCGAGAAGATCTTCTC CCACTTTGAGTGGATCCGGCGGAGAACGTCCTTCTTCTATCGGTACGCCCCGTCCGTCAGTGTGCGCCTTCAGGAGGGCAACATCATCGTGCTGGCGAGAATCGCCGCCGCAGGAAAATCTGCCAAAGATAGTGAAGAAATTCTCAACATCTTCCCGGGGTGGGGCTTCTTCTGCCATTGCATCGATCCGGACACCTGCAGTGCCGCGAAGGATATCGTGAGGAGGCAGAACGCTGCCGGAATCGGGGCTGTGCCACAGGAGGAGTACGGGGAGAGGTTGCTACGGTTGGAGCAAAAAGTGATGAAGCTGAACGGTGCTGAGGCTGGGGAGGGGAAGAATTTTAGGGAATCTGTTAGGAATGGAAGAGTTTGA
- the LOC120414087 gene encoding uncharacterized protein LOC120414087 yields MSQTSTFKSWQNEKLKIENDAVTALSGAFNEKDLKKFEACLRSGNEQLLRVYNQIPDSKKISAEEKVRRNHKLLAFFRNICRSKQNSENQEEHPMLSNSIEPTSTQTSEANSSPKPKWQPLKTPEWMNVYYLLYRLLSPTIIVLATLCLIHHNNAVLSVLILLSGIDNIIHFKLLPSTTLSSSIIMLETVSRSLLKSLLCVRIEPSRIAE; encoded by the exons atgtcgcAGACTAGTACATTTAAGTCTTGGCAAaacgaaaaacttaaaattgag AATGATGCTGTTACCGCACTTTCCGGAGCATTCAATGAAAAGGATTTGAAAAAATTCGAAGCTTGTCTACGATCAGGGAATGAACAACTGTTGCGCGTTTACAACCAAATAccggattcaaaaaaaatatctgctgAAGAAAAAGTTCGAAGGAATCATAAACTAC TAGCATTTTTTCGGAATATCTGTCGTTCGAAACAAAACAGCGAAAACCAGGAAGAACATCCAATGCTTTCAAACAGCATAGAACCAACGTCAACCCAAACCTCAGAAGCCAACTCTTCACCAAAGCCTAAGTGGCAGCCTCTCAAAACTCCCGAATGGATGAATGTGTACTACCTGCTCTATCGGCTGCTTTCCCCTACGATCATCGTTCTTGCCACCTTATGCTTGATACACCATAACAACGCAGTACTGTCCGTGTTGATTTTGCTTTCCGGAATCGACAACATTATACACTTCAAGCTGTTACCCTCGACCACGCTGTCTTCGTCGATCATAATGCTGGAAACGGTCAGCCGTAGTCTGCTCAAGAGCCTGCTCTGTGTACGGATTGAGCCTTCCCGGATAGCCGAATAA
- the LOC120414057 gene encoding transient receptor potential cation channel protein painless-like — protein sequence FDQIKNYKRYICYLILRYTFGVSFHVQFSNNDGGVVDSNPQNDTTGNPFDSFSSLSESFVKALVMMIGEFNAQDIPFYRHQLSYLTFLFFLFLVTLVIMNLANGLAVSDVTALSSCTKVHFSVRSI from the exons TTTGACCAAATCAAAAACTACAAACGTTACATCTGCTATCTCATTTTGCGTTACACGTTCGGAGTCAGCTTTCACGTGCAATTTTCCAACAACGATGGTGGCGTCGTCGACAGTAACCCTCAAAACGATACCACCGGTAATCCATTCGACAGCTTTTCCAGCTTGTCGGAATCCTTCGTCAAGGCACTGGTCATGATGATTGGAGAGTTTAACGCTCAGGATATACCGTTCTACAGACACCAGTTGAGCTACCTGACGTTTCTGTTCTTTCTGTTTCTGGTTACACTGGTGATCATGAACCTGGCCAACGGACTGGCTGTCAGTGATGTTACG GCACTTTCCAGCTGTACAAAGGTTCACTTCTCTGTACGATCGATATGA